A window from Deltaproteobacteria bacterium RIFCSPHIGHO2_02_FULL_44_16 encodes these proteins:
- a CDS encoding antitoxin, giving the protein MKKEYNFSKMKEIKNPYIGKKKAVGINLSPEVIDYFKKMADQTGVPYQKLIDLYLLDCVKRRKKLSLKWAA; this is encoded by the coding sequence ATGAAGAAAGAATATAATTTTTCCAAAATGAAAGAGATTAAAAATCCCTATATAGGGAAGAAGAAAGCTGTGGGAATCAACTTAAGCCCTGAAGTCATTGATTATTTCAAAAAAATGGCTGATCAAACTGGGGTTCCGTATCAAAAACTCATCGATCTCTATCTTTTAGATTGTGTCAAACGGCGCAAAAAACTCTCTCTCAAATGGGCAGCTTAA
- a CDS encoding DUF2157 domain-containing protein, translating to MKISREDLQWATSNGLLTSEQAATLWQALENRYPTRARFDGIHVAYYFGALIVISAMGWFMNRAWEQFGGDGIFIIATIYALCFLFIGQKLWTKPGLKTPGGLFYTMAVCMIPLAIYGLERMTGIWPQGDPGFYQGYHVWVKGSWFLLEMGTILAALITLKFIRFPFLMAPIALSLWYMSMDLAPLLFGKTDFTVDERKLVSLWFGLAMLCVSYVIDRRTKEDYAFWGYLFGLFAFWGGLSLMESTSEWSKFLYCLINVVLIMVSVILQRRMFMVFGVLGVFGYIGHLAYRVFENSLLFPFALSIFGIFIIYLGLQYQRHRIFIETFLYHLIPEGLRQFLPTERISK from the coding sequence ATGAAAATTTCTCGGGAAGATTTGCAATGGGCAACCTCAAACGGACTCCTCACATCAGAGCAAGCCGCAACGCTTTGGCAGGCACTTGAAAATCGCTATCCCACGCGAGCTCGATTTGATGGCATTCATGTTGCTTATTATTTCGGTGCGTTGATTGTTATTTCCGCGATGGGGTGGTTCATGAATCGCGCATGGGAGCAATTTGGCGGTGATGGGATTTTTATCATTGCAACCATCTACGCGCTCTGCTTCCTTTTTATTGGTCAGAAACTCTGGACTAAACCTGGGCTGAAAACTCCGGGAGGACTTTTTTACACCATGGCTGTTTGTATGATCCCACTTGCGATCTATGGTCTGGAGAGAATGACAGGCATTTGGCCGCAAGGCGATCCTGGTTTCTATCAAGGCTATCATGTGTGGGTGAAGGGAAGCTGGTTTCTGCTGGAAATGGGAACAATTCTCGCAGCACTCATAACGCTCAAATTTATTCGCTTTCCATTTCTCATGGCACCGATTGCGCTTTCTCTTTGGTATATGTCGATGGATTTGGCGCCACTCCTTTTTGGCAAGACAGATTTTACGGTAGATGAGCGGAAGCTCGTGTCATTATGGTTTGGGCTGGCGATGCTCTGTGTGAGCTATGTCATCGATCGCCGCACAAAAGAAGATTATGCATTTTGGGGTTATCTTTTTGGTCTCTTTGCTTTTTGGGGAGGCCTCTCACTGATGGAGTCCACGAGTGAATGGAGCAAATTTCTGTATTGTCTTATTAATGTAGTACTCATCATGGTTTCCGTAATCTTGCAGCGACGTATGTTTATGGTGTTTGGTGTGCTCGGAGTGTTTGGCTATATTGGTCATCTGGCGTACAGAGTTTTTGAAAATTCACTTCTCTTTCCTTTTGCCCTGAGCATTTTTGGCATTTTCATTATTTATCTCGGTCTCCAATATCAACGCCATCGCATTTTTATCGAAACTTTCTTGTATCATTTAATTCCGGAAGGCTTGAGACAGTTCTTGCCAACCGAGAGAATTTCAAAATGA